In Acidimicrobiales bacterium, one DNA window encodes the following:
- a CDS encoding type IV toxin-antitoxin system AbiEi family antitoxin domain-containing protein, with protein MSYDPLLAAAAHTHGIFTRRTARGLGISSSGFDRRIKTGKLIKVHRGVYRVSTVARTWQSEALAACLRYGGVASHVTAARLHGLGEFTSTTPDITVAHGAWQPSIGARLHTSRQLHLTTPIEKDGIACTPIDRTILDLGAVLDVNRLTDLTDEAIRRQMLEWRHLYTVLAIHSAHGRNGCGTLRAVLDRQDPAKRVPESKWSRMVERLLLTHGLPKPELEYEIERPDGPPVGRFDLVYPHARLVIELDSRTWHDNAEKFESDRERIRELQVMGWTILPLTWKQFVSDGAGFAAQVAAALMSRIGVDPSPPDTEATNPRFSGRTDLQIAGARVSGRVG; from the coding sequence ATCTTCACGCGCCGCACGGCACGCGGGCTCGGAATCAGCAGCAGCGGCTTCGACCGCCGCATCAAGACCGGAAAGCTCATCAAGGTTCACCGAGGGGTGTACCGGGTGTCGACGGTCGCCCGGACGTGGCAGAGCGAAGCACTGGCGGCCTGTTTGAGATATGGCGGTGTCGCGAGCCACGTCACAGCTGCACGTCTTCACGGGCTCGGCGAATTCACATCCACAACGCCAGACATCACCGTGGCACACGGAGCGTGGCAACCGTCCATCGGTGCCAGATTGCACACATCGAGACAGCTGCACCTCACCACCCCGATTGAGAAGGACGGCATCGCGTGCACACCGATCGATCGAACCATTCTGGACCTGGGGGCAGTGCTCGATGTGAACCGACTAACCGATCTGACCGACGAGGCGATTCGTCGGCAGATGCTCGAGTGGCGGCACCTCTACACAGTGCTGGCCATACATTCGGCCCACGGCCGCAACGGATGCGGCACCCTGCGAGCCGTCCTCGATCGGCAGGACCCGGCAAAGCGGGTACCCGAGAGCAAGTGGAGCCGCATGGTCGAGCGCCTGCTGCTGACGCACGGGCTGCCAAAGCCCGAGCTCGAGTACGAGATCGAACGGCCCGACGGCCCACCGGTTGGTCGTTTCGACCTGGTGTACCCCCATGCACGACTGGTGATCGAGCTCGACAGTCGAACCTGGCATGACAACGCCGAGAAGTTCGAGTCGGACCGCGAGCGGATCCGTGAGCTTCAAGTAATGGGCTGGACCATCTTGCCGCTGACCTGGAAACAGTTCGTGTCCGATGGGGCTGGCTTCGCCGCCCAGGTGGCAGCCGCACTGATGTCGCGGATTGGGGTCGACCCGTCCCCGCCCGATACGGAGGCGACTAATCCCCGGTTTTCGGGGCGAACCGACCTCCAGATCGCTGGGGCGCGCGTCAGCGGCCGAGTTGGCTGA
- the ilvD gene encoding dihydroxy-acid dehydratase, whose amino-acid sequence MPELRSNTSTQGRNMAGARALWRATGMTDDDFGKPIVAIANSFTQFVPGHVHLKDLGQLIAREVEAAGAVAKEFNTIAVDDGIAMGHGGMLYSLPSRDLIADAVEYMVEAHKADALVCLSNCDKITPGMLMAAMRLNIPTVFVSGGPMEAGKTRLAGNEVKVDLISAMQAAGDRRVSDEDVAAVERSACPTCGSCSGMFTANSMNCLTEALGLSLPGNGTTLATHSDRERLFLEAGRTVVDLARRYYFKDDESVLPRNIATKAAFNNAMALDIAMGGSTNTVLHILAAAEEAGVDFTMADIDALSRVAPNICKVAPSTDKYHVEDVHRAGGIIAILGELDRAGLIDTSLPTVHSETLAAALDQWDIMRPTCTEQAKEFFLAGPAGIPTQVAFSQSTRWPSLDTDRVGGCIRSVDNAYSQDGGLAVLYGNLAEAGCIVKTAGVDESILKFSGPAKVFESQEAAMEGVLDESKVVAGDVVVVRYEGPRGGPGMQEMLYPTTYIKSRGLGAQCVLLTDGRFSGGTAGLSIGHVSPEAAEGGLIGLVEDGDIIEIDIPNRTINLAVDEAEIERRRAAQADRGAAAWTPVDRDRHVSQALRAYAAMTTSAARGAVRDLSQLGR is encoded by the coding sequence ATGCCAGAGCTTCGTTCGAACACCAGCACACAAGGCCGCAACATGGCGGGGGCCCGGGCTCTGTGGCGGGCCACGGGCATGACCGACGACGACTTCGGCAAGCCAATCGTGGCCATCGCCAACTCGTTCACCCAGTTCGTGCCCGGTCACGTGCATCTGAAAGACCTGGGCCAGTTGATCGCCCGCGAGGTCGAGGCAGCCGGTGCGGTGGCCAAGGAGTTCAACACCATCGCCGTCGACGACGGCATCGCCATGGGCCATGGCGGCATGCTCTACAGCCTTCCCAGTCGCGACCTCATCGCCGACGCGGTCGAGTACATGGTCGAGGCCCACAAGGCCGATGCCCTGGTGTGCCTGTCGAACTGCGACAAGATCACCCCGGGCATGCTGATGGCCGCCATGCGCCTCAACATCCCCACCGTGTTCGTGTCGGGCGGACCCATGGAGGCCGGCAAGACCCGCCTGGCGGGCAACGAGGTCAAGGTCGACCTGATCTCTGCCATGCAAGCGGCCGGCGACCGCCGGGTATCAGACGAAGACGTCGCCGCTGTCGAGCGCTCGGCGTGCCCCACTTGCGGGTCGTGTTCGGGCATGTTCACCGCCAACTCCATGAACTGCCTCACCGAAGCGCTCGGCCTGTCATTGCCTGGCAACGGCACCACCCTGGCCACGCACTCCGACCGCGAGCGTCTGTTCCTGGAAGCGGGCCGCACGGTCGTCGATCTGGCCCGGCGCTACTACTTCAAAGACGACGAGTCGGTGCTGCCGCGCAACATCGCCACCAAGGCTGCATTCAACAACGCGATGGCGCTCGACATCGCCATGGGTGGCTCCACCAACACCGTGCTTCACATCCTGGCCGCGGCCGAGGAAGCCGGAGTCGACTTCACCATGGCCGACATAGACGCCCTGTCGCGTGTTGCCCCCAACATCTGCAAGGTCGCTCCGTCGACCGACAAATACCACGTCGAAGACGTTCACCGTGCCGGCGGCATCATCGCGATCTTGGGCGAACTCGACCGGGCCGGGCTGATCGACACGTCGCTGCCCACCGTGCATTCCGAGACCCTGGCCGCCGCTTTGGACCAGTGGGACATCATGCGACCCACCTGCACCGAACAGGCCAAGGAGTTCTTCCTGGCGGGGCCTGCGGGCATACCCACCCAGGTGGCGTTCAGCCAGTCGACCCGCTGGCCATCACTCGACACCGACCGGGTCGGCGGCTGCATCCGATCGGTCGACAACGCCTACAGCCAAGACGGAGGTCTGGCGGTGCTGTACGGCAACCTCGCCGAGGCCGGTTGCATCGTGAAGACAGCCGGTGTCGACGAGTCGATCCTGAAGTTCAGCGGACCCGCCAAGGTGTTCGAGAGCCAGGAAGCCGCCATGGAGGGCGTGCTCGACGAGTCGAAGGTGGTGGCAGGCGACGTCGTCGTGGTGCGCTACGAAGGTCCGCGCGGAGGGCCTGGCATGCAGGAGATGCTGTATCCCACCACCTATATCAAGTCGCGAGGCCTGGGCGCCCAGTGTGTGCTGCTGACCGACGGTCGATTCTCGGGCGGAACAGCGGGCCTCTCGATCGGTCACGTGTCGCCAGAGGCGGCCGAAGGTGGCCTGATCGGTCTGGTCGAGGACGGCGACATCATCGAGATCGACATCCCCAACCGCACGATCAATCTGGCGGTCGACGAGGCCGAGATCGAGCGTCGCCGCGCCGCCCAGGCCGATCGCGGAGCCGCGGCCTGGACACCCGTCGATCGCGACCGTCACGTGTCGCAGGCCTTGAGGGCCTACGCGGCCATGACCACCTCGGCCGCCAGGGGAGCCGTGCGCGACCTCAGCCAACTCGGCCGCTGA